CGAAGATCTGCAGCAGACCTTTAAAGATTTTGAAAAAGAAGAAGACATCGTGGTCTATTGCCAGGTCGGAGAGCGCGCAGCACACTCCTGGTTCGTGCTGAAGTACCTCTTGGGGTATCCGAATGTGCGCAACTACGACGGCGGCTGGGTTGAGTGGGGCAACATGGTGCGCATGCCTATTGCCACCGAGCCCTCGGCGTAGCGCGCGGCTGCCAGGGCGCGGCTTTGGCTAGGGCGCGGCTCCAAGGCCCTGGAGCCGCAAGGCGCGGTAAAGCGTTCTATGCCCCTGCATAGCCAATGCCGTGTATCATTTTCCCTACAAAAGAATACTTGCTGCAGATTCTTTCCTGACAAGGCCATACACATGTGCCCAGGGGCGGGTGCGGGATGAAACTTCACCACGGTGAAGCACCCCACATTTGCCACCTTCATGGAAGAATATGCCGCGATACCCCCGATATGGCGGTAAGTACCAAATTTCAACGCTGAAAAATGCCCGAAGCTTCACCCGTGCAAGCTACGCTGGTATGCGTACTACCGCCACTAACGCATCGCGATTGTCGTTGCGAGATAACTTACTTAGGAGAGCTTGAGTGTCTGTGGAGAACCGAAAGATTACAAAGGTCCTCGTTGCTAACCGCGGCGAGATTGCTGTTCGCGTGATTCGTGCAGCTCGCGACGCAGGCATCGCGAGCGTTGCCGTTTATGCAGAACCCGACGCAGACGCCCCCTTTGTTGCAATGGCAGACGAGGCTTTTGCGCTTGGCGGCCAGACCTCTGCCGAGTCTTACCTCGTCTTTGACAAGATCCTCGACGCCGCTAAGAAGTCCGGCGCTGACGCTATTCACCCCGGCTATGGCTTCCTTTCGGAAAACGGCGACTTTGCCGAGGCCGTCATCGAAGCTGGCCTGATCTGGATCGGCCCCTCGCCGAAGTCCATCCGCGAATTAGGCGATAAGGTCACCGCACGCTCCATCGCGCTGCGCGCCGAAGCCCCCATGGCCCCCGGCACCAAGGATCCGGTAAAGGATGCCGACGAAGTGGTGGCATTTGCCGAGGAGCACGGCCTGCCCATCGCCATTAAGGCAGCCTTCGGCGGCGGTGGCCGCGGCATGAAGGTGGCCTACAAGATGGAAGAGGTCGCCGATCTTTATGAGTCCGCCACCCGCGAGGCTGTTGCAGCCTTCGGCCGCGGCGAGTGCTTCGTGGAGCGCTACCTGGACAAGGCACGCCACGTGGAGTGCCAGGTGATTGCCGATATGCACGGCAACGTTGTGGTGGCCGGCACCCGTGACTGCTCCCTGCAGCGTCGCTTCCAGAAGCTCGTGGAAGAAGCACCGGCTCCCTTCCTCACCGATGAGCAGCGCAATGAACTGCACGAGTCTGCAAAGCGCATTTGTAAAGAGGCTGGCTACTACGGTGCCGGCACCGTTGAGTACCTGGTGAGCTCCGATGGCCTGATCTCCTTCCTCGAGGTCAACACCCGCCTCCAGGTGGAGCACCCCGTAACCGAGGTCACCACCGGCCTTGACCTGGTGCGCGAGCAGTTCCGCATTGCCGAGGGCAAGGAACTGCACCTGAAGGAAGACCCGAAGCCTCGCGGCCACGCCTTCGAGTTCCGCATCAATGGCGAGGACGCAGGCTCGAACTTCATGCCTGCTCCCGGCAAGATCACCAAGTACATCGAGCCCGCAGGCCCCGGTGTACGCATGGATTCCGGCATTGTTGAAGGCTCCGTCATCGGCGGCCAGTTCGACTCCATGTTGGCCAAGCTCATCGTCTTCGGCGAGACCCGCCAGGAAGCACTTGAGCGCTCCCGCCGTGCCCTTGGCGAGTACGTGATCGAGGGCATGCCCACCGTGCTTCCCTTCCACGCACACATCGTTGAAAACCCCGCCTTCGTTGGCGATGGCGAGAAGTTCGACGTGTACACCAAGTGGATTGAGGAAGAGTGGGAGAACCCCATCGAGCCTTATGTCGACGCCGACGACGTGGAAGAAGAAGAGTCCGTGCCTTCACAGAAGGTGGTCGTTGAAATCGACGGCCGTCGCGTCGAGGTAGCACTGCCCGGCGATCTTGCCCTCGGTGGCGGCAATGGTGCCGCTAAGAAGAAGGCAAAGAAGCGTCGCTCCGGCGGCTCCAAGGCAGCCGTATCCGGCGATGCCGTAGCAGCGCCGATGCAGGGCACCGTGATCAAGGTGAACGTTGAAGACGGCGCCGAGGTCAACGAGGGCGACACCGTGGTCGTGCTCGAAGCCATGAAGATGGAAAACCCCGTGAAGGCACACAAGTCCGGTGTTGTAGCCGACTTGGCTGTAGCCTCCGGCGAAGGCGTAACCAAGGGCCAGGTGCTCCTGGAAATCAAGGACGCCTAAGCCAAAAGCCATACCCAAAGGCCCCGCCTCGGCGGGGCCTTTGGCCTTTACTCACCCGCCTATGGGCTGAGCTAGATAAACAGTGTTCAATTTCGCATGCGCCCTATGCTTGGATCCCCATAGAATTGAGCACTATGAAGCCAATGGAAATCAACGGCGGACGCTTTTATGTACGCCCGCTCCACGATGACGACCGCATTGATGATCGCCCAGCGCTCAGCCAGATCCCCTTACCTGAACATTTACAAGACTTCTCCCCCGAACTTTCGCGTAAGCAATGGGAAGAAGACACCCGCTATACCTGGGCTGCCTGCGAGCAAACATCGGTAGACATGGTGGCATTGGTGGTGCTGGACTTGGAACACACCCCGGCAACGATCAGTGCCTACTGCGTGGGAGATCCCGACCGGGTACTGCCCAATGATCCGGTGTTGGTACGAAAAACGGTGGCCGATGGCGCCAAAGAAGGCGCGGCCACCGTGGAACGTTGGGCCAAAGGCTACTTAGGCATCGAGCAGATCACCTCGAACCTCTAGCCCCTAGCGCTAGCGCAACCGAACTGCCGTGCCGGTGGCCGTCACCATCAACATGTCGCTGTGGCTGCCGAGCGCGGCATAGTCGAGCTCTACTCCCACCACTGCATCGGCGCCGAGTTCATTGGCCCGATTGACCAGTTCTGCCAAGGCGCTTTCACGCGCTTGGACCAACTCCTTTTCATAGGAGCCGGAGCGCCCGCCAACAAGGTTGCGAAAGCCGGCGGTGAAGTCTTTCACCAAATTAATACCGGCCACCGTCTCGCCTGCCACCACCCGAAGGTATTGGCTAATCTCTCGGCCTTCCACGCTGTGGGTGGTGGTAACGATCATCTGTGTTGCTCCTTTGTTGCGTTGGGTGCTTGAGGGGTTTGTGGGCCGGTTATTCGATCACCAGCAGCAAGTCGCCGCCTTCTACCTTGGTGGGCTGGCTCAGCACTACTCTTTGCACGGTGCCGTCCTTGGTTGCAGAGATGGTGGCCTCCATCTTCATCGCCTCAATCACCGCCACGGGATCGCCGGCCTTCACCTCTTCACCTTCTGCCACATTCACGCTCACGACGCCGGCAAATGGTGCTGCCACATGGCCACCATTGGAGGGATCGGCCTTTTCTGCCGAGGCAGTTACCGATTCCACGCTGCGGTCGCGCACATACATCGGGCGGATCTGACCATTGACATTGCACACCACATTGCGCATGCCCTTTTCATCCGGCTCACCAACAGCATCGAGGCGAACGATCATGGGCACGCTGGAATCCGCGGTGCGGATGACCGTCTCTTTGCCCTCGCGCAGCCCGTAGAGGAATTCGGCGTCGCCAAGGGTGGTGGTATCACCAAAGCGGTGCTTGTGCTCCTGGTATTCCTGAGCAGGCTTGGGAAAGAGCAGCCTATTTAAGGTGCCGCGCACCTGCTCGGGATCTTGCAGCGCAGCCTCAGATTCCTCCGGCAGCGCCGCGAGGGTATCGGGCGTTTCCTTCCTGCCCGCGAGCGCCTTTTCACGCAATTGCTCAGGCCAGCCACCGGGAGGTGTGCCCAGCTCGCCGCGAAGGAAGGCGATCACAGAATCGGGGATGTCGTATTTTTGGGGATCGGCAGCAAAGTCCTTCGGATCCACACCGGCACCTACGAGGTAGAGGGCAAGATCGCCCACCACTTTCGAAGAGGGCGTGACCTTGGTTGGCCTGCCCAGCATCTCGTTGACGGCGGCGTAGGTATCCTCAATCAGCTCGAAGCGATCCGCCAAGCCCAAAGCGGTGGCTTGGGCGCGCAGATTGGAAAGCTGGCCACCTGGGATCTCGTGGTGATACACGCGCCCGGTGGGGCCAGGGGTGCCGGATTCGAAGGGCGCATAGAGCTTGCGCACGGCCTCCCAATAGGGCTCGAGTGCATCCACGTTTTCCAAAGAAAGCCCGGTATCGCGGTAGGTATTGGCAAAGGCCGCCACGATGGCAGAAAGCGATGGTTGCGAAGTAGTGCCCGAAAGCGGAGCTGCCGCACCATCTACGGCGTCGGCGCCTGCGTGCGCTGCAGCCCAATAGGTGGCGAGCTGGCCGCCAGCAGTGTCGTGGGTATGCACATGCACGGGCAGGTCGAAGTTGCGTCGAAGCTCGCTTACCAGCTTGGATGCTGCCGCGGGCTTCATCAGCCCCGCCATATCCTTAATGGCCAGCACATGTGCGCCGGTATCGACGATCTCCTCGGCGAGCTTGAGGTAGTAATCGAGGGTGTAGAGCTTCTCGTTCGGGTTGGTCAGATCCCCTGAATACGCCATGGCCACTTCGGCGACGGTGGTATTGGTTTCCAGCACGGCGTCGATGGCCGGGCGCATCTGGGATACATCGTTCAGGGCGTCGAAGATGCGGAAGATATCAACACCA
This window of the Corynebacterium pseudopelargi genome carries:
- a CDS encoding acetyl/propionyl/methylcrotonyl-CoA carboxylase subunit alpha encodes the protein MSVENRKITKVLVANRGEIAVRVIRAARDAGIASVAVYAEPDADAPFVAMADEAFALGGQTSAESYLVFDKILDAAKKSGADAIHPGYGFLSENGDFAEAVIEAGLIWIGPSPKSIRELGDKVTARSIALRAEAPMAPGTKDPVKDADEVVAFAEEHGLPIAIKAAFGGGGRGMKVAYKMEEVADLYESATREAVAAFGRGECFVERYLDKARHVECQVIADMHGNVVVAGTRDCSLQRRFQKLVEEAPAPFLTDEQRNELHESAKRICKEAGYYGAGTVEYLVSSDGLISFLEVNTRLQVEHPVTEVTTGLDLVREQFRIAEGKELHLKEDPKPRGHAFEFRINGEDAGSNFMPAPGKITKYIEPAGPGVRMDSGIVEGSVIGGQFDSMLAKLIVFGETRQEALERSRRALGEYVIEGMPTVLPFHAHIVENPAFVGDGEKFDVYTKWIEEEWENPIEPYVDADDVEEEESVPSQKVVVEIDGRRVEVALPGDLALGGGNGAAKKKAKKRRSGGSKAAVSGDAVAAPMQGTVIKVNVEDGAEVNEGDTVVVLEAMKMENPVKAHKSGVVADLAVASGEGVTKGQVLLEIKDA
- a CDS encoding YbjQ family protein, yielding MIVTTTHSVEGREISQYLRVVAGETVAGINLVKDFTAGFRNLVGGRSGSYEKELVQARESALAELVNRANELGADAVVGVELDYAALGSHSDMLMVTATGTAVRLR